From a single bacterium genomic region:
- the tpiA gene encoding triose-phosphate isomerase has translation MARRPFVAGNWKMNKLRSEAADLVGALIPKVQSVSEVDIAVCPVFTALDVVSERVKGTNVMLGAQNLYTVEKDGKLVMNGAYTGEVSAEMLADAGVQWVILGHSERRQYFGETDASVNAKVRAAWAAGVKTIICVGELLEERKAGKTNEVVETQVRGCLKDLDPDKVKEAVIAYEPVWAIGTGETATPEQAQEVHAMIRGLLKDLFGDAVADAVRIQYGGSMKPGNAKELMAQPDIDGGLIGGAALKADDFFGIIDAAR, from the coding sequence ATGGCCCGCAGACCTTTCGTCGCCGGCAATTGGAAGATGAACAAGCTGCGCTCCGAGGCGGCCGATCTCGTCGGAGCATTGATTCCCAAGGTTCAATCGGTCAGTGAAGTCGACATCGCCGTTTGCCCCGTTTTCACGGCGCTGGACGTCGTGAGCGAGCGCGTCAAGGGCACCAACGTCATGCTCGGCGCCCAGAACCTCTACACCGTCGAGAAGGACGGCAAGCTGGTCATGAACGGCGCCTACACGGGCGAAGTCAGCGCAGAGATGCTGGCCGACGCCGGCGTGCAGTGGGTGATCCTCGGCCACAGCGAACGCCGCCAGTACTTCGGCGAAACCGACGCCAGCGTGAACGCCAAGGTCCGTGCGGCCTGGGCGGCAGGCGTGAAGACCATCATCTGCGTCGGCGAGCTGCTCGAGGAGCGCAAAGCCGGCAAGACCAACGAAGTCGTCGAGACACAGGTCCGCGGCTGCCTCAAGGATCTGGACCCGGACAAGGTCAAAGAAGCCGTTATCGCCTACGAGCCCGTCTGGGCGATCGGCACCGGCGAAACCGCGACTCCCGAGCAGGCTCAGGAAGTCCACGCGATGATCCGCGGACTGCTGAAGGACCTGTTCGGCGACGCCGTGGCGGACGCCGTGCGCATCCAGTACGGCGGCTCCATGAAGCCCGGCAACGCCAAGGAACTGATGGCCCAGCCGGACATCGACGGCGGCCTGATCGGCGGCGCCGCCCTCAAGGCCGACGATTTCTTCGGAATCATCGACGCCGCGCGGTAG
- a CDS encoding AAA family ATPase → MSEKLTVEGIDLHLAHPDDVKTRWIGNERVREQLIAAWTVVAEGDLPLNPRLLGKPGVGKTTLAYSVAREMGREVYILQCTMDTRPEDLIVTPVIAGEGKIAYHASPLVTAMLRGGVCILDEGNRMSEKSWASLAPALDMRRYVESVVAGIKVPAHPEFRVAVTMNDDASTYEIPEYIQSRLQPQIEVGFPRRDEEIEILRFNVPFADDKILAYVADFLQKAHSVNLPFSSRDGVNILRYALKLGAQRKNPPEGHLAESIEAVLGEEGAEFLDSGLPADRLRGAMRDLEEWEVEDDDGEYSDDFFDEDDEDSPDR, encoded by the coding sequence ATGTCCGAAAAGCTCACCGTCGAAGGCATCGATCTTCACCTCGCTCATCCCGATGATGTGAAGACCCGCTGGATCGGCAACGAACGCGTCCGCGAACAGCTCATTGCCGCCTGGACCGTCGTGGCCGAAGGCGACCTGCCGCTCAATCCGCGCCTGCTCGGCAAACCCGGCGTCGGCAAGACGACGCTGGCCTACAGTGTCGCTCGAGAGATGGGGCGCGAAGTCTATATTCTTCAGTGTACCATGGATACGCGGCCGGAAGATCTGATCGTCACTCCTGTGATCGCGGGGGAGGGCAAGATCGCCTACCACGCGTCGCCCCTCGTAACGGCGATGCTGCGCGGCGGCGTCTGCATCCTGGACGAAGGCAACCGTATGAGCGAGAAGTCCTGGGCCTCGCTGGCTCCGGCGCTCGACATGCGACGCTACGTCGAATCCGTCGTCGCGGGTATCAAGGTCCCCGCCCATCCGGAGTTCCGCGTTGCCGTCACGATGAACGACGACGCGTCGACTTACGAGATTCCCGAGTACATCCAGTCCCGCCTTCAGCCGCAGATCGAAGTCGGCTTTCCGCGCCGCGATGAAGAGATCGAGATCCTACGCTTCAACGTGCCCTTTGCAGATGATAAGATTCTTGCCTACGTGGCGGACTTTCTCCAGAAGGCACATTCCGTGAACCTCCCCTTCAGTAGCCGCGACGGTGTGAACATCCTGCGCTACGCGTTGAAACTCGGCGCTCAGCGCAAGAATCCGCCCGAAGGTCACCTGGCCGAATCCATCGAGGCCGTCCTCGGCGAGGAAGGCGCGGAGTTCCTGGACAGTGGCCTGCCCGCGGATCGGCTGCGCGGCGCGATGCGCGATCTGGAAGAATGGGAAGTCGAAG